One Ailuropoda melanoleuca isolate Jingjing chromosome 14, ASM200744v2, whole genome shotgun sequence DNA segment encodes these proteins:
- the FAM161B gene encoding protein FAM161B isoform X1, protein MTIRRPAGASGGAQWSRQVFPPKSSSDSETEEELSVDGLVLPRAGKLDDFLSPGDLTLSDSSDSSGSFYKTLDVLKQKGRWCLLESLYQSDLDIGENVSEDDEDLESFFQDVGRGKPQVQYPLSPRCGSTRRCSSLSSLPSDDPKGQPQPRSGSRPPSQHRSTCSWASTITVPRPFRMMLREAQKKAQWLASPASFEQERKQAQRQGQEEAECHRQFRAQPVPAHVYLPLYQEITERNEARRQAGIQKRKELLLSSLKPFSFLVKEEQRKEAAKQRELAATAKAKVPKQKATRRIPKSILEPALGDKFQEAELFRKIRIQMRALDMLQKASSPIASSGSRADPQPRTATRTQKEKLAFLHTDFGFQPRVNPAIPDYEGLYRAFQRRAAKRRDTREVTRNKPFLLRTSSLHRAQRPCDAATPGRRRDSPQPPATPLPRSRSLSGLASLSANTLPVHITDATRKRESAVRSSLEKKDKADESTQWLEMHKKKCQAMSKSVTLRAKAMDPHQSLEEVFKAKLRENRSVSSTCQRVPVLGSSRSLALKNGEMELVDSYNRTQSGTLLGTVRNLQCPWELFCLIGVKGISN, encoded by the exons ATGACCATCCGGAGGCCTGCGGGAGCCTCCGGCGGCGCCCAGTGGAGCCGTCAg gtatttccccccaaatcctcCTCAGACTCGGAGACAGAAGAGGAGCTGTCTGTGGATGGGCTGGTTTTGCCCAGGGCTGGCAAACTGGATGACTTCCTCAGCCCAGGGGACTTGACGCTTTCTGACTCTTCTGACTCAAGTGGGAGCTTTTACAAGACCCTGGATGTACTAAAGCAGAAAGGCAGGTGGTGCCTGTTGGAATCCCTTTATCAGTCTGACCTAGACATCGGTGAGAACGTCTCCGAAGATGATGAAGACCTGGAGAGTTTCTTCCAAGACGTAGGCAGGGGGAAGCCACAGGTCCAATACCCCCTGTCTCCGAG GTGTGGCTCCACAAGGCGCTGCAGCTCCCTGAGCAGCCTGCCCTCTGACGATCCCAAGGGTCAGCCGCAGCCACGTTCAGGCTCCAGGCCTCCCTCGCAGCACAGAAGCACCTGCTCCTGGGCATCAACCATCACTGTCCCCCGGCCGTTCCGCATGATGCTGCGTGAGGCCCAGAAGAAGGCCCAGTGGCTGGCCTCCCCTGCTTCCTTCgagcaggagaggaagcaggcccaGCGGCAGGGTCAGGAGGAGGCTGAGTGCCACCGGCAGTTCCGGGCGCAGCCCGTGCCTGCGCACGTCTACCTGCCCCTCTACCAGGAGATCACTGAGCGCAACGAGGCCCGCAGGCAGGCAGGGatccagaagaggaaggaactgcTCCTCTCCTCCTTGAAGCCCTTCAGCTTCCTAGTgaaggaggaacagagaaaggaagccGCTAAACAGAGGGAGTTGGCCGCCACAGCCAAGGCCAAGGTCCCCAAGCAGAAAGCCACCAGAAGGATCCCCAAGTCCATTCTGGAGCCAGCCCTCGGGGACAAATTCCAGG AAGCAGAACTCTTCAGGAAAATTCGCATCCAGATGAGAGCCCTAGACATGCTCCAGAAGGCTTCCTCCCCTATCGCCTCGTCAGGCAGCCGGGCTGACCCACAACCTCGCACAGCTACCCGAACCCAGAAGGAAAAGCTTGCATTTCTGCACACAGACTTTGGATTCCAGCCTCGTGTGAATCCTGCCATCCCTGACTACGAAGGCCTTTACAGGGCCTTCCAGAGAAGAGCTGCCAAGAGAAGGGACACCAGAGAAGTGACTCGCAACAAGCCCTTCTTGCTGAGAACCAGCAGCCTGCATCGCGCTCAGCGGCCCTGTGACGCCGCCACGCCTGGACGGCGGAGG GACTCTCCACAGCCACCAGCCACACCCCTGCCAAGGAGTCGTTCTCTGAGTGgccttgcttccctctctgccaACACCCTCCCTGTGCACATCACAGACGCCACCAGGAAGAGGGAATCTGCAGTCAG AAGTTCACTcgaaaaaaaggacaaagcagATGAGAGTACTCAGTGGTTGGAGATGCACAAAAAGAAGTGTCAAGCGATGTCCAAATCTGTGACCTTGCGTGCAAAAGCCATGGATCCCCATCAAAGCCTGGAGGAGGTGTTCAAAGCAAAGCTGAGAGAGAATCGGTCAGTGTCCTCCACGTGTCAAAGGGTGCCTGTCTTGGGATCCAGCAGATCATTGGCCTTGAAAAATGGCGAAATGGAGTTAGTAGACTCCTATAATCGCACACAGTCAGGGACTTTGCTAGGCACAGTTAGGAATTTACAATGTCCTTGGGAATTATTTTGCTTAATTGGAGTGAAGGGTATTTCAAATTAG
- the FAM161B gene encoding protein FAM161B isoform X2 has protein sequence MTIRRPAGASGGAQWSRQVFPPKSSSDSETEEELSVDGLVLPRAGKLDDFLSPGDLTLSDSSDSSGSFYKTLDVLKQKGRWCLLESLYQSDLDIGENVSEDDEDLESFFQDVGRGKPQVQYPLSPRCGSTRRCSSLSSLPSDDPKGQPQPRSGSRPPSQHRSTCSWASTITVPRPFRMMLREAQKKAQWLASPASFEQERKQAQRQGQEEAECHRQFRAQPVPAHVYLPLYQEITERNEARRQAGIQKRKELLLSSLKPFSFLVKEEQRKEAAKQRELAATAKAKVPKQKATRRIPKSILEPALGDKFQEAELFRKIRIQMRALDMLQKASSPIASSGSRADPQPRTATRTQKEKLAFLHTDFGFQPRVNPAIPDYEGLYRAFQRRAAKRRDTREVTRNKPFLLRTSSLHRAQRPCDAATPGRRRDSPQPPATPLPRSRSLSGLASLSANTLPVHITDATRKRESAVRSSLEKKDKADESTQWLEMHKKKCQAMSKSVTLRAKAMDPHQSLEEVFKAKLRENRNNDRKRANEYKKELEEMKKRIQTRPYLFEQVTKTERDMESKGSGEGPTEKENQAPR, from the exons ATGACCATCCGGAGGCCTGCGGGAGCCTCCGGCGGCGCCCAGTGGAGCCGTCAg gtatttccccccaaatcctcCTCAGACTCGGAGACAGAAGAGGAGCTGTCTGTGGATGGGCTGGTTTTGCCCAGGGCTGGCAAACTGGATGACTTCCTCAGCCCAGGGGACTTGACGCTTTCTGACTCTTCTGACTCAAGTGGGAGCTTTTACAAGACCCTGGATGTACTAAAGCAGAAAGGCAGGTGGTGCCTGTTGGAATCCCTTTATCAGTCTGACCTAGACATCGGTGAGAACGTCTCCGAAGATGATGAAGACCTGGAGAGTTTCTTCCAAGACGTAGGCAGGGGGAAGCCACAGGTCCAATACCCCCTGTCTCCGAG GTGTGGCTCCACAAGGCGCTGCAGCTCCCTGAGCAGCCTGCCCTCTGACGATCCCAAGGGTCAGCCGCAGCCACGTTCAGGCTCCAGGCCTCCCTCGCAGCACAGAAGCACCTGCTCCTGGGCATCAACCATCACTGTCCCCCGGCCGTTCCGCATGATGCTGCGTGAGGCCCAGAAGAAGGCCCAGTGGCTGGCCTCCCCTGCTTCCTTCgagcaggagaggaagcaggcccaGCGGCAGGGTCAGGAGGAGGCTGAGTGCCACCGGCAGTTCCGGGCGCAGCCCGTGCCTGCGCACGTCTACCTGCCCCTCTACCAGGAGATCACTGAGCGCAACGAGGCCCGCAGGCAGGCAGGGatccagaagaggaaggaactgcTCCTCTCCTCCTTGAAGCCCTTCAGCTTCCTAGTgaaggaggaacagagaaaggaagccGCTAAACAGAGGGAGTTGGCCGCCACAGCCAAGGCCAAGGTCCCCAAGCAGAAAGCCACCAGAAGGATCCCCAAGTCCATTCTGGAGCCAGCCCTCGGGGACAAATTCCAGG AAGCAGAACTCTTCAGGAAAATTCGCATCCAGATGAGAGCCCTAGACATGCTCCAGAAGGCTTCCTCCCCTATCGCCTCGTCAGGCAGCCGGGCTGACCCACAACCTCGCACAGCTACCCGAACCCAGAAGGAAAAGCTTGCATTTCTGCACACAGACTTTGGATTCCAGCCTCGTGTGAATCCTGCCATCCCTGACTACGAAGGCCTTTACAGGGCCTTCCAGAGAAGAGCTGCCAAGAGAAGGGACACCAGAGAAGTGACTCGCAACAAGCCCTTCTTGCTGAGAACCAGCAGCCTGCATCGCGCTCAGCGGCCCTGTGACGCCGCCACGCCTGGACGGCGGAGG GACTCTCCACAGCCACCAGCCACACCCCTGCCAAGGAGTCGTTCTCTGAGTGgccttgcttccctctctgccaACACCCTCCCTGTGCACATCACAGACGCCACCAGGAAGAGGGAATCTGCAGTCAG AAGTTCACTcgaaaaaaaggacaaagcagATGAGAGTACTCAGTGGTTGGAGATGCACAAAAAGAAGTGTCAAGCGATGTCCAAATCTGTGACCTTGCGTGCAAAAGCCATGGATCCCCATCAAAGCCTGGAGGAGGTGTTCAAAGCAAAGCTGAGAGAGAATCG GAACAATGACCGTAAAAGAGCAAACGAGTATAAGAAAGAattggaagaaatgaagaaaagaatacagACAAGGCCCTATCTCTTCGAACAAGTTACCAAG acagagagagacatggagAGCAAAGGCAGCGGGGAGGGTCCAACGGAgaaggagaaccaggctccccgctga
- the ZNF410 gene encoding zinc finger protein 410 isoform X1, whose translation MLSDELESKPELLVQFVQNTSIPLGQGLVESEAKDITCLSLLPVTEASECSRLMLPDDTPSHTNSSKEVPSSAVLRSLQVNVGPDGEETRAQNVQKSPEFLSTPESPSLLQDLQPSDNTSFILLNLTRAGLGSSAEHLVFVQDEAEDSGNDFLSSESTDSSIPWFLRVQELAHDSLIAATRAQLAKNAKTSSNGENVHLNSGDGQPKDSGPLPQVEKKLKCTVEGCDRTFVWPAHFKYHLKTHRNDRSFICPAEGCGKSFYVLQRLKVHMRTHNGEKPFMCPESSCGKQFTTAGNLKNHLRIHTGEKPFLCEAQGCGRSFAEYSSLRKHLVVHSGEKPHQCQVCGKTFSQSGSRNVHMRKHHLQLGAAGSQEQEQTAEPLMGSSLLEEASVTSKNLVPMNSQPSLGGESLNLPNTNSILGVDDEVLAEGSPRPLSSVPDVTHHLVTMQSGRQSYEVSVLTAVNPQEVNLSLALSLFL comes from the exons GATGAGTTAGAATCCAAACCAGAG ctCCTGGTACAGTTTGTTCAGAATACGTCCATCCCATTGGGACAGGGGCTAGTAGAATCAGAAGCTAAAGACATTACTTGTTTGTCCCTCCTTCCGGTGACTGAGGCCTCAGAATGCAGTCGGCTAATGTTACCAG ATGATACTCCAAGTCATACAAACTCCTCCAAGGAGGTCCCTTCCTCGGCTGTGTTGAGAAGCCTTCAGGTGAATGTGGGCCCAGACGGAGAGGAAACAAGGGCTCAGAATGTACAGAAGTCCCCGGAGTTTTTGTCCACTCCAGAGTCTCCTAGCTTGTTGCAAGATCTACAGCCAAGTGATAAcacttcttttattcttcttaacCTAACAAGAGCAG GTCTGGGCTCTTCAGCTGAGCACTTAGTATTTGTACAAGACGAGGCAGAGGATTCAGGGAATGATTTCCTCTCCAGTGAGAGCACGGACAGTAGCATTCCATGGTTCCTCCGGGTTCAGGAGTTGGCTCATGATAGTTTGATTGCTGCTACTCGTGCACAACTGGCAAAGAATGCAAAAACCAGCAGCAATG GAGAAAATGTCCACCTCAATTCTGGTGATGGGCAGCCCAAAGATTCTGGGCCCCTTCCTCAAGTGGAAAAGAAGCTCAAATGTACAGTTGAAGGCTGTGACCGGACATTTGTGTGGCCAGCTCACTTCAAGTACCATCTCAAAACGCATCG aaatgacCGCTCTTTCATCTGTCCTGCAGAAGGTTGTGGGAAAAGCTTCTATGTGCTGCAGAGGCTGAAGGTGCACATGAGGACCCATAATGGGGAGAAGCCATTTATGTGCCCCGAGTCTAGCTGTGGCAAGCAGTTCACTACAGCTGGAAATCTGAAGAACCACTTGCGCATCCACACAG gaGAGAAGCCTTTCCTTTGTGAAGCCCAAGGATGTGGCCGCTCCTTTGCTGAGTATTCTAGCCTGCGAAAACACTTGGTGGTTCACTCAG GAGAGAAGCCTCACCAGTGTCAAGTCTGTGGGAAGACCTTCTCTCAGAGTGGGAGTAGGAATGTGCACATGAGAAAGCACCACTTGCAGCTGGGAGCCGCTGGGAGTCAAGAGCAGGAGCAAACTG CTGAGCCACTAATGGGCAGTAGTTTGCTTGAAGAGGCTTCAGTAACCAGTAAAAACCTGGTGCCTATGAATTCCCAGCCCAGCCTTGGTGGAGAGTCCTTGAACCTACCAAATACCAATTCTATCCTAGGAGTTGATGATG AGGTGCTTGCTGAAGGATCCCCACGTCCCCTGTCTTCAGTGCCTGATGTGACACATCACTTGGTGACCATGCAGTCAGGGAGGCAATCATACGAGGTTTCTGTCTTAACTGCCGTAAATCCACAGGAGGTAAATCTATCTCTTgccctttctttgtttctgtga
- the ZNF410 gene encoding zinc finger protein 410 isoform X2 yields MLSDELESKPELLVQFVQNTSIPLGQGLVESEAKDITCLSLLPVTEASECSRLMLPDDTPSHTNSSKEVPSSAVLRSLQVNVGPDGEETRAQNVQKSPEFLSTPESPSLLQDLQPSDNTSFILLNLTRAGLGSSAEHLVFVQDEAEDSGNDFLSSESTDSSIPWFLRVQELAHDSLIAATRAQLAKNAKTSSNGENVHLNSGDGQPKDSGPLPQVEKKLKCTVEGCDRTFVWPAHFKYHLKTHRNDRSFICPAEGCGKSFYVLQRLKVHMRTHNGEKPFMCPESSCGKQFTTAGNLKNHLRIHTGEKPFLCEAQGCGRSFAEYSSLRKHLVVHSGEKPHQCQVCGKTFSQSGSRNVHMRKHHLQLGAAGSQEQEQTEVLAEGSPRPLSSVPDVTHHLVTMQSGRQSYEVSVLTAVNPQEVNLSLALSLFL; encoded by the exons GATGAGTTAGAATCCAAACCAGAG ctCCTGGTACAGTTTGTTCAGAATACGTCCATCCCATTGGGACAGGGGCTAGTAGAATCAGAAGCTAAAGACATTACTTGTTTGTCCCTCCTTCCGGTGACTGAGGCCTCAGAATGCAGTCGGCTAATGTTACCAG ATGATACTCCAAGTCATACAAACTCCTCCAAGGAGGTCCCTTCCTCGGCTGTGTTGAGAAGCCTTCAGGTGAATGTGGGCCCAGACGGAGAGGAAACAAGGGCTCAGAATGTACAGAAGTCCCCGGAGTTTTTGTCCACTCCAGAGTCTCCTAGCTTGTTGCAAGATCTACAGCCAAGTGATAAcacttcttttattcttcttaacCTAACAAGAGCAG GTCTGGGCTCTTCAGCTGAGCACTTAGTATTTGTACAAGACGAGGCAGAGGATTCAGGGAATGATTTCCTCTCCAGTGAGAGCACGGACAGTAGCATTCCATGGTTCCTCCGGGTTCAGGAGTTGGCTCATGATAGTTTGATTGCTGCTACTCGTGCACAACTGGCAAAGAATGCAAAAACCAGCAGCAATG GAGAAAATGTCCACCTCAATTCTGGTGATGGGCAGCCCAAAGATTCTGGGCCCCTTCCTCAAGTGGAAAAGAAGCTCAAATGTACAGTTGAAGGCTGTGACCGGACATTTGTGTGGCCAGCTCACTTCAAGTACCATCTCAAAACGCATCG aaatgacCGCTCTTTCATCTGTCCTGCAGAAGGTTGTGGGAAAAGCTTCTATGTGCTGCAGAGGCTGAAGGTGCACATGAGGACCCATAATGGGGAGAAGCCATTTATGTGCCCCGAGTCTAGCTGTGGCAAGCAGTTCACTACAGCTGGAAATCTGAAGAACCACTTGCGCATCCACACAG gaGAGAAGCCTTTCCTTTGTGAAGCCCAAGGATGTGGCCGCTCCTTTGCTGAGTATTCTAGCCTGCGAAAACACTTGGTGGTTCACTCAG GAGAGAAGCCTCACCAGTGTCAAGTCTGTGGGAAGACCTTCTCTCAGAGTGGGAGTAGGAATGTGCACATGAGAAAGCACCACTTGCAGCTGGGAGCCGCTGGGAGTCAAGAGCAGGAGCAAACTG AGGTGCTTGCTGAAGGATCCCCACGTCCCCTGTCTTCAGTGCCTGATGTGACACATCACTTGGTGACCATGCAGTCAGGGAGGCAATCATACGAGGTTTCTGTCTTAACTGCCGTAAATCCACAGGAGGTAAATCTATCTCTTgccctttctttgtttctgtga